The genomic segment TTAGTGCAACTTTAATAACTTTTTTATCTTTATAAAAGCCGCAGTATTTACATGCTTGGTGTGGAACGATTGATTGTTTACAGTTTTTACATTCAACTAAAGTTAATGCTTCAAGAGCGTGATGGCTTCTACGAAGAGCTTTTCTTTGTTTACTAGTTTTTCGCTTTGGTACAACTGCCATTTTTTATTTCTCCTTTTTTTTAAAGTTATTATACTAGTTGAATAAGTGCCATTTTGGCATTGTCACCAGCACGATTTTGAATTTTAATAATTCTAGTATATCCACCAGCGCGGTTTTTGTATTTTGGCGCAATAGTGTCAAATAAGTATTGAACTGAGTCTTTGTTGGCCACTTTTGAAGGGATTAGCCGTAGGTATTTAAGAGCTTGACGACGTGATGCTAAAGTGTTAAGTTTACCTAAAGTAATCATTTTTTCTGCTTTAGATTTAATTCGTTTAGCTCTTTCTAAGGTAGTTTTGATTTCGCCATGAATTAATAAATCAGTTACTAATGAACGTTCAACGTGATTTCATCATTCAGTGTTTCTACGAAATACTTGTTTAGGATTTGCCATTATTTATCTCCTTTATCAATAGATTGTTCATCAACTTCTTCAACCATATCATCAGAGAAATCGCCATCTTGATGCTTGGTTTTTCATTCTACTAATTTATCAATAATGTCTTGAACTGATTTTTTTCCTAAGTTTTTAATATTTGATAGTTCATCTTCACTTAGTTTTAGTAGTTCATCAATGGTATTGTAATTTGCTCTTCGAAGGGCATTTAGACTACGAATTGTCAGGTTAAGTTTTTCAATTGGCAAGTTAAGTTTCGTAGTTTTTTCTTTTTTGTCCCTTGCTTCTTCAAATAAATTAATTGTGCCAAGAGCATCAATATTACCAATGATTTGGAAGTGAGCAACAATAATAGTTGCCGCTTGTTGCATAGCACTTTTGGCGTCAAGTGTGCCATCAGTTTGCACTGAGATTTTTAGTCTTTCTTCAACATTTTTAGCTGAAGTATTTAGTTCTTCAAAGTGAATTGCACAATTTTTAACTGGGCTAAAGTCACTGTCAATTGCTAAGAATTGTCCTTTTTTAATTTTGCTTTCTAGTTTTGGACCATATTCTTGAATAATGGTTTTGTTTTCTTCAAAGTCAATGTATCCACGACCAACTCTTAGAAAAAGATCAAATTCTAGAGTAGTTCCTTTTTGTAGTGAACAGATGTGTTGGTCTTTATTAACAATTTCAAGTCCTGAAGGTTCGTTAATGTCTGAAGCGGTAATATCGCCATCGTGGGTTGCTTTAAAAGAAATTCTTGCAAGGTTTTCTTTTTCAAAAAGTTCTGGTTTATAAGTGAAACGAATTTTACGAATATTAGCAATCAAAGTAACAACATCTTCTTTTACACCTGGTAAGGTTTCAAATTCGTGTTGTACATTATTGATTTTAATTGCAAATGGGGCTACTGAAGTAATTGAAGAAAGCAAAGTTCTTCTTAGTACAGTACCTAATGTATTAGCATAACCACGCATTAAAGGTTCGATTACAAAAGTGGTATCGAAGTCGGTCTTACGTTCTGCTAATGATTCTTTATAAGTAATTTTTTGAATTTTTTCCATTTTGTTTAACTAACTTCCTCACTTACTACATTCTCTTTAAGATTTTCTTTGGTGGTCTTGTACCGTTGTGAGGAGTAGGGGTCACGTCTTTAACTTCTTTAATTGTTAAGCCGCTTGCTTCGATTTGTTTACGAGCGGTTGCCTTACCTGGACCAACTCCTTTGACTAAAATAGAAACTTCTTTTAAGCCAAATTCTTTAGCTTTTTCAAGTGCGGCAGCAGCGGCCAAACCAGCTGCGTATGGAGTTTTTTTCTTGGTGCCTTTATAGCCAATTGCGCCTGATGATGATCAAGCAAAAACATTACCTTTTAAATCAGAAAAAGAAACAATAGTGTTTTGGTAAGTTGAGTGAATGTGAGCAATACCTTGAGGAACTACTTTTTTAACTTTTTTAGCCATTATTATTTACCTTTCTTTCCAGCAATTGTTTTTCTTGGCCCTTTTCTAGTACGAGCGTTTTTTTGCGTACATTGACCACGTACAGGTAGTCCTTTACGGTGTCTAATGCCACGATATGATTTAATTTCCATTAATCTTTTAATGTTAAGGTTGATTTCACGACGAAGATCACCTTCAGTAACATATTTTTTAGCTTCTTCACGAATACGAGTTAGTTCTTCTTCGCTTAGGCTTTCAACTTTTTTGTTTTCATCAACATTAGCATCTTTTAGAATTTGTGATGCTAAAGTTTTTCCAATTCCAAAGATATAAGTTAGAGAAATAACTGCTCTTTTTTTATTGGGAATTTCAACGTTTAAAACTCTTGCCATTTTCTATCCTTGTCTTTGTTTGTGTTTTGGGTTTACACAAATAATACGATTTACACCGTGTCTTTTAATTAGCTTGCATTCACGGCAAATGCGTTTGATTGAAGCTCTTACTTTCATAGTTTTCTCCTTTTACTTACGTCTAAAAACAATACGACCTTTGGTCATGTCATATGGACTAAGTTCGACATCAACTTCATCGCCGGGAATCATTTTAATATTATGAAATGCCATTTTCCTAGAAATAAATGCTTTTATAGTGATGCCATTTTCTAAGGTGACATCGTAGTCTTTAGTGTTATATACTTTGACTACTTTTCCTGACATTTTTATAGCATCTTTTGCCATCTATATGCTGTCTCCTGTCAAAATGTAAGCTTGATCATTATCAATTAGGATGGTTTGTTCATAATGAGCAGTGTCATATCCAAGCGGATCATAAACTGTTCAACCATCTTCCTTGACTGCTACATTTTTTGATTTTTTTAGAATCATTGGTTCAATGCAAATTACCATTTTGTTACGAATTAGTGGGCCTGTACCAGCAACGCCGTCGTTAAAGACCATTGGATCTTCGTGCAATTCTTTGCCAATCCCATGACCAGTGTACTCATCAGGAGTGAAATAGCCGGCTTTGCGAATAAAATCACCAATAGCAGCGGAAATATCACCAATTCTTTTGCCAACTTTAATGGCATTGAAACCAACATAGAATGCGTCTTTTGCTACTTGGATTAACTTTTTATTTTCATCTGAGATTTTGCCCACACCTTTAGTGAAAGCTGAATCTGAGTAATATCCATCGTAGATAACGCCAAGGTCAACTTTAACAATATCACCTTCTTTTAAGATGTAATTAGAAGGAATACCGTGAATTAACTCTTCATTTACGGAAATGCAGCATGTATTAGGAAAACTATATTGTCCTAAAAAAGCTGGTTTACCGTGGCGTTTTTTGATTTCATTAAAAGCGACGTCATCAATTTCTTTTAAAGAAACACCTGGTCTTATAAAGTCATATACCACAACTTTGACTTCTGCCAAGATTTTGCATGCTTGTTTGATGCGTTCAATTTCATAAGAAGTTTTTAGTTTTATCATTCTAAGGCCTTCTTGGTATCGTTATAAACACGATCGGTGCTTTGATATGCGTTTACTTCTTTTAAGATTCCTAAATTTTTATAATAATCAATTAGGATTTTTGTTTGTGATGCATAAACAGCAAGACGTTGTTTGATTACTTCTGGAGCGTCATCAGGGCGTTTGATTAGGGCTGTTTGACATTTATCGCAAACGCCGGCTTTTTTAGGAGGATTAAATTCCAAATGATAAATAGTTTTATCAGCTGGACAAATTCTTCTTTTAGAAAGCCTTTTG from the Metamycoplasma arthritidis genome contains:
- the rpmF gene encoding 50S ribosomal protein L32, with the translated sequence MAVVPKRKTSKQRKALRRSHHALEALTLVECKNCKQSIVPHQACKYCGFYKDKKVIKVALNDQVK
- the rplQ gene encoding 50S ribosomal protein L17, with product MANPKQVFRRNTEWWNHVERSLVTDLLIHGEIKTTLERAKRIKSKAEKMITLGKLNTLASRRQALKYLRLIPSKVANKDSVQYLFDTIAPKYKNRAGGYTRIIKIQNRAGDNAKMALIQLV
- a CDS encoding DNA-directed RNA polymerase subunit alpha translates to MEKIQKITYKESLAERKTDFDTTFVIEPLMRGYANTLGTVLRRTLLSSITSVAPFAIKINNVQHEFETLPGVKEDVVTLIANIRKIRFTYKPELFEKENLARISFKATHDGDITASDINEPSGLEIVNKDQHICSLQKGTTLEFDLFLRVGRGYIDFEENKTIIQEYGPKLESKIKKGQFLAIDSDFSPVKNCAIHFEELNTSAKNVEERLKISVQTDGTLDAKSAMQQAATIIVAHFQIIGNIDALGTINLFEEARDKKEKTTKLNLPIEKLNLTIRSLNALRRANYNTIDELLKLSEDELSNIKNLGKKSVQDIIDKLVEWKTKHQDGDFSDDMVEEVDEQSIDKGDK
- the rpsK gene encoding 30S ribosomal protein S11, with translation MAKKVKKVVPQGIAHIHSTYQNTIVSFSDLKGNVFAWSSSGAIGYKGTKKKTPYAAGLAAAAALEKAKEFGLKEVSILVKGVGPGKATARKQIEASGLTIKEVKDVTPTPHNGTRPPKKILKRM
- the rpsM gene encoding 30S ribosomal protein S13, which produces MARVLNVEIPNKKRAVISLTYIFGIGKTLASQILKDANVDENKKVESLSEEELTRIREEAKKYVTEGDLRREINLNIKRLMEIKSYRGIRHRKGLPVRGQCTQKNARTRKGPRKTIAGKKGK
- the rpmJ gene encoding 50S ribosomal protein L36; translation: MKVRASIKRICRECKLIKRHGVNRIICVNPKHKQRQG
- the infA gene encoding translation initiation factor IF-1 — translated: MAKDAIKMSGKVVKVYNTKDYDVTLENGITIKAFISRKMAFHNIKMIPGDEVDVELSPYDMTKGRIVFRRK
- the map gene encoding type I methionyl aminopeptidase, translated to MIKLKTSYEIERIKQACKILAEVKVVVYDFIRPGVSLKEIDDVAFNEIKKRHGKPAFLGQYSFPNTCCISVNEELIHGIPSNYILKEGDIVKVDLGVIYDGYYSDSAFTKGVGKISDENKKLIQVAKDAFYVGFNAIKVGKRIGDISAAIGDFIRKAGYFTPDEYTGHGIGKELHEDPMVFNDGVAGTGPLIRNKMVICIEPMILKKSKNVAVKEDGWTVYDPLGYDTAHYEQTILIDNDQAYILTGDSI